The Camelina sativa cultivar DH55 chromosome 14, Cs, whole genome shotgun sequence genome includes a window with the following:
- the LOC104743698 gene encoding putative F-box protein At1g32660, whose amino-acid sequence MKRNQDEDEKDTNPSKSDFDSLPLDLKMAILTRVRAKTLMNSRCVSKTWSSIIRSHGFIDSYFSMSSKQSRFIVALSNGVLTNSEEKLTFFFSFQHDEGEEHQSSSLVPSFEMAIPATFAYYRQFLASLHGILAVKANSWMMMCNPSMEQVVKLPGGPTQPTASFVGYDPIDDQFKALSCSSRILNDYIGHLEHKVLTVGGGQGWRPIKGTPLPYRTSSASVCINGFLYYVAFFTQTTGQAFVRFDVRSEKLSFIKVPSDVVLRGDESIFLEYKGKLASIVRHPYARFTSFYLWILEDAEKPEWSKQTCVIPSSVWDDIECGEISFPGTNKAGEIIIAPTKLSRNVRPFYIFYYNVETQNIRRVRLLGIGDSEEFRRSYGFHDRPEDYFVLIAHQHVESLGFFKNPLI is encoded by the coding sequence ATGAAACGTAACCAGGATGAGGATGAGAAAGACACAAACCCAAGTAAGTCAGATTTTGATTCGCTCCCTCTTGATCTAAAGATGGCTATACTGACTAGAGTGCGTGCCAAGACTCTTATGAATTCCCGATGCGTGTCAAAGACGTGGTCATCCATCATCCGAAGCCATGGATTTATTGATTCCTACTTCTCTATGTCCTCGAAGCAGTCACGGTTTATAGTCGCTTTGAGTAATGGTGTATTAACCAACTCTGAGGAGAAgcttaccttcttcttctcgtttcaACACGACGAGGGAGAGGAGCatcagtcttcttctttggtaCCCAGCTTCGAGATGGCAATTCCCGCCACCTTTGCATACTACAGACAATTTTTGGCTTCTCTCCATGGCATTCTCGCTGTGAAAGCAAACTCATGGATGATGATGTGTAACCCTAGCATGGAGCAAGTCGTTAAGTTACCTGGAGGTCCCACTCAGCCCACTGCTTCTTTTGTTGGATACGATCCGATTGATGATCAATTCAAAGCATTATCATGTTCTTCAAGAATTCTGAACGATTACATTGGTCATCTGGAGCACAAGGTATTAACAGTGGGAGGTGGTCAAGGATGGAGACCCATTAAAGGTACCCCTTTACCTTATAGGACGAGTTCAGCTAGTGTATGCATCAACGGTTTTCTGTACTATGTTGCTTTCTTCACCCAAACTACAGGTCAAGCTTTTGTGCGTTTCGATGTTAGATCTGAGAAACTAAGTTTCATCAAAGTACCTAGTGATGTTGTGCTAAGGGGGGACGAATCAATTTTCTTAGAATACAAAGGGAAGCTAGCTTCCATTGTGAGACACCCTTATGCTCGTTTCACTAGTTTTTATTTGTGGATACTAGAAGACGCCGAGAAACCTGAATGGTCAAAGCAAACATGTGTTATACCCTCCTCTGTGTGGGATGATATTGAGTGTGGTGAAATATCTTTTCCTGGCACCAACAAGGCTGGTGAGATCATTATCGCCCCAACTAAGTTGTCACGCAATGTTCGACCCTTCTACATTTTCTACTACAATgttgaaacacaaaacataagaaGAGTTAGGCTCCTAGGAATTGGAGACAGTGAAGAGTTTAGGCGCTCTTATGGATTCCATGATAGACCCGAGGATTATTTTGTTCTGATCGCACATCAACACGTCGAGAGTCTTggcttttttaaaaatcctctAATTTAA
- the LOC104743699 gene encoding agamous-like MADS-box protein AGL86, which produces MRSRFKLSLIANNYLRKQSFKKRKAGITKKLHELTTLCGVKACAVICSPYENPVVWPSREGVQEVVSKVMELPVENQCKYMFNHETYLRRQITKAEKQVEKVRSDNREAQLRQFMFYCLEGKMNQHPYDATDLQDLRSYIGGYIKKLDSRMKVVQIGESSSSSTLLLPSPVAGADSPAVEVTGHPVTADASMVTELNGFYGYFPYDGMTMNPIPNQHESLVQQHVPVGSVQHHTPMNLDDQIQHGIYDMNLQQDMSLDPVQPSYPQGSFMNLLMGHPQQMGYDEEHAHNPLMNVNYHQLPTMDFAATGHMPSINTNTIAGVYAPDDINGL; this is translated from the coding sequence ATGAGGTCGAGGTTTAAGTTATCGCTCATAGCTAACAACTACTTGAGGAAACAATCATTCAAGAAGAGGAAGGCAGGGATAACGAAGAAACTCCATGAGCTCACGACTCTTTGCGGTGTGAAAGCCTGTGCGGTAATCTGCAGCCCGTACGAGAATCCGGTGGTGTGGCCGTCAAGGGAAGGCGTCCAAGAGGTGGTTTCGAAGGTTATGGAGTTACCGGTGGAAAATCAGTGCAAGTATATGTTTAATCACGAGACCTATTTGCGTCGCCAAATCACCAAAGCAGAGAAGCAAGTGGAAAAGGTGCGTAGTGATAACCGAGAGGCTCAGCTTAgacaatttatgttttattgtcTCGAAGGCAAGATGAATCAGCACCCGTATGATGCAACGGACCTTCAAGATCTGAGATCTTATATTGGTGGCTATATCAAGAAGCTTGATTCCAGGATGAAGGTGGTGCAGATTGGTGagtcctcctcttcctccactctccttcttccttctccagTTGCTGGTGCAGATTCTCCTGCTGTTGAGGTTACTGGTCATCCTGTTACTGCGGATGCATCTATGGTAACTGAACTTAATGGATTTTATGGTTATTTTCCGTATGACGGTATGACTATGAATCCGATTCCGAATCAGCATGAATCGTTGGTTCAACAACATGTTCCTGTTGGCTCGGTTCAACACCATACTCCCATGAATCTTGATGATCAGATTCAACATGGAATCTATGATATGAATTTGCAGCAGGATATGAGTTTGGATCCAGTTCAGCCTTCGTATCCACAGGGATCATTTATGAATCTCTTGATGGGACATCCTCAACAAATGGGTTATGATGAAGAGCATGCTCACAACCCTCTTATGAACGTCAACTATCACCAGCTACCAACCATGGATTTTGCTGCAACTGGTCACATGCCTTccatcaacaccaacaccatTGCGGGTGTTTATGCTCCTGATGACATCAATGGTCTTTAA
- the LOC104743700 gene encoding probable F-box protein At1g60180, producing MTPVSWTSLTELCLRGCSLFAESMANILPGCPLLESLTLRGCDKLSFLDLSESLRLRTLEIVYNPWFPEPAQIVAPHIHYLRLINPLCSSTFVDGSSLAEAKLDIHNILSMIPNFIRDVLHIKVVAMVVKMLEKLKNVEKLTLGGNFLQILSLAEACGVPFPMLKVKYLTLETIIFRYVIPGIERVLQTSPHLKKLTVRAKNYNIIPEKDLDNYLKRRGLNPDQCWRSTDGVDWNKSPWHVNSKHMVSLVELVLKNTKSLDNIILRRCKFQDPIPPFFHNNNVSIVLR from the exons ATGACTCCCGTGTCTTGGACATCCCTGACGGAGTTGTGCTTGCGTGGTTGTAGTCTCTTTGCTGAATCCATGGCTAATATTCTACCGGGTTGTCCTCTTCTAGAAAGCTTAACATTGCGAGGATGCGATAAACTGAGTTTTCTTGATCTCAGCGAATCATTGCGTCTGAGAACACTAGAAATAGTGTACAATCCTTGGTTTCCGGAGCCAGCACAGATTGTGGCACCACATATCCATTATCTCAGATTGATTAACCCTCTATGTTCATCTACTTTTGTTGATGGCTCGTCTTTAGCTGAAGCTAAACTCGACATTCACAATATTCTCTCAATGATCCCGAACTTCATCCGTGATGTTCTTCATATTAAAGTCGTGGCCATGGTGGTAAAGATGCTAGAAAAGTTGAAGAATGTAGAGAAGCTTACTCTTGGGGGAAACTTTCTTCAA ATTTTATCTCTTGCCGAGGCCTGTGGTGTTCCTTTTCCGATGTTGAAGGTGAAATATTTGACTCTTGAGACAATAATCTTTCGGTATGTTATTCCTGGTATAGAAAGAGTGTTACAAACCTCTCCTCATTTAAAGAAGCTAACAGTACGCGCAAAGAATTACAACATCATTCCG GAGAAGGATCTTGACAACTACTTGAAGCGACGAGGCTTGAATCCGGATCAATGCTGGAGATCAACAGATGGTGTCGATTGGAACAAGTCCCCTTGGCATGTAAATTCAAAGCATATGGTTTCACTCGTCGAACTCGTgcttaaaaacacaaagtcattaGACAATATAATTTTACGCAGGTGTAAGTTCCAAGATCCGATTCCACCATTCTTTCACAACAACAATGTCTCCATTGTGCTCAGATGA
- the LOC104741764 gene encoding agamous-like MADS-box protein AGL86 — protein MRSRLKLSLIANNYLRKQTFKRRKAGIEKKLHEFTTLCGVKACAVICSPYENPVVWPSREGVQEVVSKVMELPVEDQCKYMFNHETYLRREITKAEKQVEKLRSDNRESQLRQFMFDCLEGKMNQRPYDATDLQDLRSYIGSYIKKLDFRMKVLANENGESSSSTLLLPSSVAGEVTGPADASMVTALNGFYGYFPYDGMTMNPIPNQHESLVQHHVPVDSVQYHTPMNFDDQIQHGIYDMNLHQDMSLDPVQPSYPQGSFMNLLMGHPQQMGYDEEHAHNPLMNGNYHQLPTMDFAATGHMPSINTNTIAGVYAPDDINGL, from the coding sequence atgAGGTCGAGGTTGAAGTTATCGCTCATAGCTAACAACTACTTGAGGAAACAAACATTCAAGAGGAGGAAGGCAGGGATAGAGAAGAAACTCCATGAGTTCACGACTCTCTGCGGTGTGAAAGCCTGTGCGGTCATCTGCAGCCCGTACGAGAATCCGGTGGTGTGGCCGTCAAGGGAAGGCGTCCAAGAGGTGGTTTCGAAGGTTATGGAGTTACCGGTGGAAGATCAGTGCAAGTATATGTTTAATCACGAGACCTATTTGCGTCGCGAAATCACCAAAGCAGAGAAGCAAGTGGAAAAGCTGCGTAGTGACAACCGAGAGAGTCAGCTTAGACAATTTATGTTTGATTGTCTCGAAGGCAAGATGAATCAGCGCCCGTATGATGCAACGGACCTTCAAGATCTGAGATCTTATATTGGTAGCTATATCAAGAAGCTTGATTTCAGGATGAAGGTCCTTGCAAATGAAAATGGTGAGTCCTCTTCCTCCActctgcttcttccttcttcagttGCTGGTGAGGTTACGGGTCCTGCGGATGCATCTATGGTAACTGCTCTTAATGGATTTTATGGTTATTTTCCTTATGACGGTATGACTATGAATCCGATTCCGAATCAGCATGAGTCGTTGGTTCAACACCATGTTCCTGTTGACTCGGTTCAATACCATACTCCCATGAATTTTGATGATCAGATTCAACATGGAATCTATGATATGAATTTGCACCAGGATATGAGTTTGGATCCAGTTCAGCCTTCGTATCCACAGGGATCATTCATGAATCTCTTGATGGGACATCCTCAACAAATGGGTTATGATGAAGAGCATGCTCACAACCCTCTTATGAACGGCAACTATCACCAGCTCCCAACCATGGATTTTGCTGCAACTGGTCACATGCCTTCCATCAACACCAACACTATTGCGGGTGTTTATGCTCCTGATGACATCAATGGTCTTTAA